In the genome of Rissa tridactyla isolate bRisTri1 chromosome Z, bRisTri1.patW.cur.20221130, whole genome shotgun sequence, the window CCAGCCAgaagctgcagggctgctctgtgcaGTAGTTGTGGGGCTGCAGGTAAAAGCAATGTGACAGTGAGCCAGGGGGACGACATgtctgggggggacacaggaccCTTGTGGGCTCCACGAGGGTTGCCGCAAGCTGGGTTGAGGGGCCGTCCCCTGCCTGTACCTGGGTGGTGGGCAGTGGCATGAACTGGCAGCCCCCGCCGCGGTAGTCACGATGTGTGGTGGAGACCGACTCCATGGGCTTCCGGGGGGGACAGATCTTCTCCAGCATTTCCTCCCTGCCAGCAGAGCAGACCCTACACATCTCAGCTCtggggtcccccccaccccaggcaggcACCCACAGCAGGGTCCCCTCCTCTGGGACGTGGCTCCAGGGATGGGTGGCACGCAGGGGTGCAGGCTTGCCTGTATTTCTGGTAGAGCATGGACTCCAGCATGGACTCCCGCTGCCCTGTGGGGGAGAAGATGCCATCAGGCCGCCAGCTAAGATCCCCTCGCTGCCTTTTTGGCGAGCACACGGCTTAAGGGGGAGCTGGTGGCACAGCCTCACCtcgccccagcagcagcaccctgtGCGGTGGGCGGTAGGTGTCCTTTGTGGTGGTGCTGTTGGTGGGGCCGGAGAGGAGCTGGTTGACCAGCAGCCCATGGTGGCCGTGACGGTGGGTGAAGCCCtcgctgcccagctcctgccctggcatGGTGTCCAGGTGGTTTGTGGCTCTCTGGGGACAGATGGTGGGTGCTGCgggaaggaggcaggagcccACCCTGCGGTGCCCCATGCCCACTCCGTTTTTAGGCTTTTGGTAGTCCCatggggctttgggcagggtTGGGAGGTGGGGTCCCCAGGCTGTGGCATGGCTTGGCCCATGTGCCCCCCCGATCCTGGCTCGCCCAAACAGGTGTCCCCGCATCCCTGTGATGGGCTGTGACACCCAGCTCCCACCGCCCCAGCAGCGAGGTCCCCTGTCTCCTCCCAAAGCCTCACCATCGCTCCCCACGTGCCAGCCCATGCCTTTTGTGCTATTCAATTTCATCCCCTTTCCATCTCACGGGGCTCAAGGTCGTCCAGGGAGCTCCAGCTCAGCCAAGGGCAGCTATTTTTAGAGAGGGGGCTGCCCAGGAGCAGGGGGCTTCATGGGATCAGCATGTGGGACGTGGTGGGGTAGGTTTTCAGGGACATTTCCCCCTGTGGCCCTCCCAGACGGTGGTGGGTCATTACCTCCTCCTGCCAGTTATGGATCAAGCAGGTCCCCCGGGGCACCAACCGGTGGGGCTGTTCTGCTGGCGTCCGCAGGGAGGTGGGAGGCACTGACACCGCCATGGGGGGCTCCTTGCCAGGGCAAGTCCCTGACGTcccagggcagggtggcagcTCGTCCCTGCAGGGATCCTTCCCAGCCTCGGTGGGTGGCACCACACTGGGCACAGCTGGCAGGGCCTTGGCGGGCAGCTCAGCTGTGGCCAACAGCATCTCCTGGGGCACCTCATCCGTGGCTGACATCTCCCGGGGCATGTCCGTTGTGGCCATCAGTGTCTCTGTCTGGCATGGGGGCTTCTCCATGGGCACCTCAGGCAGGAGGACATCACTCTGGAATCTGACCACACATGGTGGCCCCTCCCCAGGGCGCACGGGAGGCACATGGCCTATCAGAGCCATCCTGCAAGTGGGGACAGTCCCTGAGGAAAGGCGGTGGGGCATATCCTTCAGCCCCCCCCTTGCCCACCATGTTCCCAGCCCCCACCAGCGTGAGCAGGACCCTGACACTGGGGACCCTGGATGACTTGCAGCAtcacccccaccccggggtgggggacaAGGGACTCCTCTCCCTTTGGGAGGGCGGAAGCAGTGCCTGCTGCTGGGTCTGCGCTCCGGAGGGGTCTCCCTCTCCAtaactcccctctcccccctttcccgcccccccgcctccccccagcaACATCCCCCCTtgtgtccccagcccaggctcTGCCCCTCAATGCTCCCACCACCACGGTGCCGCCTGCCGGGGCTCTGCACCTCCCAGCACCctctgcctgggctctgcctcccaccccctccccaggtgcGACCCCCTCCCATGTTGTGCTCTCGATCCCCCCATCTCCTAATGCCCCACTGTCCCCGTAACGCTCCCCAGGCCCTGCCCCCAACCCACCCAGACCcctgcacccccctccccccagatGTCTCCCTCGGGGGTCACCCTGAGGCCCTGCACCCCTTAAcgcccccc includes:
- the SPAG8 gene encoding sperm-associated antigen 8, whose product is MPHRLSSGTVPTCRMALIGHVPPVRPGEGPPCVVRFQSDVLLPEVPMEKPPCQTETLMATTDMPREMSATDEVPQEMLLATAELPAKALPAVPSVVPPTEAGKDPCRDELPPCPGTSGTCPGKEPPMAVSVPPTSLRTPAEQPHRLVPRGTCLIHNWQEERATNHLDTMPGQELGSEGFTHRHGHHGLLVNQLLSGPTNSTTTKDTYRPPHRVLLLGRGQRESMLESMLYQKYREEMLEKICPPRKPMESVSTTHRDYRGGGCQFMPLPTTQPHNYCTEQPCSFWLEQAHRLPGVTSICSGDSPFRRNAAFSTPITESLEQPLPCTPPSSQLQPRKQ